A genomic window from Bacteroidota bacterium includes:
- the vanZ gene encoding VanZ family protein yields the protein MAKLKRYYPYFAGAWALIILVVSVIPGEDLPSLSIWEPDKVMHALVYGILCCLLAFSISKNRFIPKQTILYAIILCILYGFVIELIQLLLPTRSFDLLDAVANSSGCLLAGGLILLFSGQRRGKITD from the coding sequence ATGGCTAAACTGAAACGTTACTACCCCTATTTTGCGGGTGCCTGGGCACTGATAATATTGGTAGTTTCTGTTATTCCGGGTGAAGATTTACCATCCCTATCAATTTGGGAGCCCGATAAAGTGATGCATGCCCTGGTATATGGCATTTTGTGCTGTTTGCTGGCATTTTCCATCTCCAAAAATCGCTTTATCCCGAAACAAACCATTTTATATGCTATCATTTTATGCATTTTATATGGTTTTGTCATCGAATTGATACAACTCCTGCTTCCAACCAGAAGTTTTGATTTACTGGATGCTGTGGCCAATTCATCAGGATGTTTACTGGCAGGCGGTCTAATTTTATTATTTTCGGGGCAAAGAAGGGGCAAAATCACAGATTAA